A region of Pieris rapae chromosome 20, ilPieRapa1.1, whole genome shotgun sequence DNA encodes the following proteins:
- the LOC111001779 gene encoding facilitated trehalose transporter Tret1-like isoform X1: MGYLRQYQVTLACSLGNFIIGIIFVWPSYTLKLYKSANTTLLDEPLSDMQSALVGSLPSLGAMVSTMFAGFMLNTLGRQKVSLCVAMLFLLSWLLIDLSSSATLLLLCRFLSGLACGVCFVLAPVFISEIADQSIRGLLAAAPTAFYCFGVLMSFVMGWTLTFKYIIWTNIFICVLYAALILSVKESPVFLLMKNKEDEARKSIAYYKGMSVDSKPVLAELSRLKQQLMPAFELMTVTADGKIDEAEKEKLNPDHVDINTEKMPPFKMLIFSATSRRALTVVAITISFQVMMGMVAVQVYAAEIFQRAAPKLSSDMCSVLFALVLLSGCLSCAFFSDKFGRKPLIIGSSVGVTLCLLSMAYLMQTNIGPAWVIAVLILIYCFSFMFGAGSVPYVLLAEVFLPEVQNLASMLLLELVWLLNFSLVGVFPFMIKFLGVHGSFYFFAVFGVLDVLAGIFLVPETKGLSREQIQEALQGRRKT; the protein is encoded by the exons ATGGGATATCTGCGACAGTATCAAGTTACATTGGcat gttCTCTCGGCAACTTCATCATAGGCATTATTTTTGTCTGGCCATCttatactttaaaactttataaatctGCTAATACAACCTTGCTGGATGAACCGCTGTCAGACATGCAGAGTGCGCTGGTGGGCAGTTTACCAAGCCTAGGGGCTATGGTCAGTACCATGTTTGCTGGGTTCATGCTGAACACTCTTGGAAGGCAGAAAGTTAGCTTGTGCGTTGCTATGCTCTTCTTG CTGTCGTGGTTATTGATCGACCTCAGTTCATCGGCTACATTGCTACTCCTGTGCAGATTTCTATCAGGACTGGCATGTGGAGTATGTTTTGTCCTAGCTCCTGTATTCATATCCGAAATCGCTGATCAATCGATTCGGGGATTGCTCGCTGCTG CACCTACGGCATTCTACTGTTTCGGCGTGTTAATGTCATTTGTGATGGGCTGGACGCTGACTTTCAAGTATATAATTTGGACAAATATATTCATCTGTGTGCTGTATGCGGCTTTAATATTATCAGTGAAAGAAAGCCCCGTGTTTTTGctgatgaaaaataaagaagat gaagCAAGGAAGTCTATTGCATATTACAAAGGAATGTCCGTAGACTCAAAACCAGTGCTGGCAGAATTATCAAGATTAAAACAACAATTGATGCCAGCCTTTGAGCTTATGACTGTAACAGCTG ATGGGAAAATAGATGAAGCCGAAAAGGAAAAGCTCAATCCAGACCACGTCGATATTAACACAGAGAAAATGCCGCCCTTCAAGATGTTGA TATTTTCGGCGACATCAAGACGTGCGTTGACCGTTGTGGCAATCACAATATCATTTCAA GTTATGATGGGCATGGTGGCCGTCCAGGTGTACGCGGCGGAAATCTTTCAGCGTGCAGCTCCAAAGCTTTCTTCGGACATGTGCTCTGTCCTCTTCGCTCTTGTACTGTTGTCCGGTTGTCTCTCTTGCGCGTTCTTTTCTGATAAATTTGGAAGAAAG CCCCTCATCATTGGATCTTCCGTGGGCGTGACGCTGTGCCTCCTTAGCATGGCCTACTTGATGCAAACTAATATCGGACCAGCTTGGGTGATCGCTGTATTGATCCTGATCTACTGTTTCTCATTCATGTTTGGAGCTGGATCGGTGCCTTATGTACTGTTGGCCGAGGTCTTTTTACCAGag GTTCAAAACTTGGCATCAATGCTCCTACTGGAACTTGTCTGGCTTCTCAACTTCAGTCTGGTTGGAGTTTTCCCCTTCATGATCAAGTTCTTAGGCGTCCACGGGTCATTCTACTTCTTTGCCGTATTTGGAGTATTGGACGTCCTGGCTGGAATATTTTTGGTCCCCGAGACAAAAGGACTATCGCGAGAACAAATACAGGAGGCTTTGCAGGGGAGAAGAAAAACGTAA
- the LOC111001779 gene encoding facilitated trehalose transporter Tret1-like isoform X2 — translation MRLDSFACKCEETKWDICDSIKLHWHLSWLLIDLSSSATLLLLCRFLSGLACGVCFVLAPVFISEIADQSIRGLLAAAPTAFYCFGVLMSFVMGWTLTFKYIIWTNIFICVLYAALILSVKESPVFLLMKNKEDEARKSIAYYKGMSVDSKPVLAELSRLKQQLMPAFELMTVTADGKIDEAEKEKLNPDHVDINTEKMPPFKMLIFSATSRRALTVVAITISFQVMMGMVAVQVYAAEIFQRAAPKLSSDMCSVLFALVLLSGCLSCAFFSDKFGRKPLIIGSSVGVTLCLLSMAYLMQTNIGPAWVIAVLILIYCFSFMFGAGSVPYVLLAEVFLPEVQNLASMLLLELVWLLNFSLVGVFPFMIKFLGVHGSFYFFAVFGVLDVLAGIFLVPETKGLSREQIQEALQGRRKT, via the exons ATGAGATTAGATAG TTTTGCGTGTAAATGTGAAGAAACAAAATGGGATATCTGCGACAGTATCAAGTTACATTGGcat CTGTCGTGGTTATTGATCGACCTCAGTTCATCGGCTACATTGCTACTCCTGTGCAGATTTCTATCAGGACTGGCATGTGGAGTATGTTTTGTCCTAGCTCCTGTATTCATATCCGAAATCGCTGATCAATCGATTCGGGGATTGCTCGCTGCTG CACCTACGGCATTCTACTGTTTCGGCGTGTTAATGTCATTTGTGATGGGCTGGACGCTGACTTTCAAGTATATAATTTGGACAAATATATTCATCTGTGTGCTGTATGCGGCTTTAATATTATCAGTGAAAGAAAGCCCCGTGTTTTTGctgatgaaaaataaagaagat gaagCAAGGAAGTCTATTGCATATTACAAAGGAATGTCCGTAGACTCAAAACCAGTGCTGGCAGAATTATCAAGATTAAAACAACAATTGATGCCAGCCTTTGAGCTTATGACTGTAACAGCTG ATGGGAAAATAGATGAAGCCGAAAAGGAAAAGCTCAATCCAGACCACGTCGATATTAACACAGAGAAAATGCCGCCCTTCAAGATGTTGA TATTTTCGGCGACATCAAGACGTGCGTTGACCGTTGTGGCAATCACAATATCATTTCAA GTTATGATGGGCATGGTGGCCGTCCAGGTGTACGCGGCGGAAATCTTTCAGCGTGCAGCTCCAAAGCTTTCTTCGGACATGTGCTCTGTCCTCTTCGCTCTTGTACTGTTGTCCGGTTGTCTCTCTTGCGCGTTCTTTTCTGATAAATTTGGAAGAAAG CCCCTCATCATTGGATCTTCCGTGGGCGTGACGCTGTGCCTCCTTAGCATGGCCTACTTGATGCAAACTAATATCGGACCAGCTTGGGTGATCGCTGTATTGATCCTGATCTACTGTTTCTCATTCATGTTTGGAGCTGGATCGGTGCCTTATGTACTGTTGGCCGAGGTCTTTTTACCAGag GTTCAAAACTTGGCATCAATGCTCCTACTGGAACTTGTCTGGCTTCTCAACTTCAGTCTGGTTGGAGTTTTCCCCTTCATGATCAAGTTCTTAGGCGTCCACGGGTCATTCTACTTCTTTGCCGTATTTGGAGTATTGGACGTCCTGGCTGGAATATTTTTGGTCCCCGAGACAAAAGGACTATCGCGAGAACAAATACAGGAGGCTTTGCAGGGGAGAAGAAAAACGTAA
- the LOC110999901 gene encoding facilitated trehalose transporter Tret1-like isoform X1, with protein sequence MSGKVKTSALLVQTLATFSIAYLTGLTGFIYAWPSYTYETFTTNKTVLSAPLTPTQMSLLGSLTNIGGLIGTPLCALVIDRIGRRYSAMLFGLPYVICWAIISMTTSINLVMFAIGFAGLGAGGQAISTVYISEISEDSIRGALTSSTVSAYFIGLLLSYLLGGQLAYHHVLYVHLAMSVLYILLLMLLKESPVFLIQQGKEKEATESIAFYRRVGVDSKEVELEINKIKMQLDPRFDLMLQSNEDANAVKHLLEKPMENAKKEPSWKFLMKSESSKGALFAVLFLMGINILMGSIVLQVYAEPLFKEAVPTMHPNLCSILLAVDYLAAALVCAFVIDKFGRKSLMTVTSIASGFFNILLGSQLQFHWAPHWFTAFVIYAYSFVFNLGAAVVPFVLTAEVFLPEVRGICSSLSMVCMWVMNFVTLIIFNPLVDQLGLGPTFYFFSIICFIGGTYSHLWLPETKGLSADQIQPLFMKKKTRNT encoded by the exons ATGAGTGGAAAAGTGAAGACATCAGCTCTGTTGGTTCAAACACTTGCGACTTTTAGca ttGCGTATCTTACCGGACTAACTGGATTCATTTACGCCTGGCCGTCATACACTTATGAAACCTTCACAACAAACAAGACAGTGCTATCTGCCCCTCTGACTCCAACACAGATGTCTCTATTGGGGAGCCTGACAAACATTGGGGGACTGATAGGAACCCCCTTATGTGCCCTGGTGATTGATAGAATCGGGAGAAGATATTCTGCTATGCTGTTTGGGCTGCCATATGTG ATATGCTGGGCGATTATATCAATGACAACATCCATTAATCTCGTCATGTTCGCGATTGGGTTTGCTGGGTTAGGCGCAGGTGGGCAAGCCATATCGACCGTCTACATATCCGAGATATCGGAGGACTCTATAAGGGGTGCCCTTACATCTTCAACCGTGTCTGCGTATTTCATAGGCCTCCTACTCTCGTACCTTCTAGGAGGCCAACTGGCATATCATCATGTTTTATATGTGCACTTGGCGATGTCTGTGCTGTATATATTGCTGCTTATGTTGTTAAAGGAGTCTCCTGTGTTTTTGATCCAACAAGGGAAAGAAAAG GAAGCTACCGAATCCATAGCCTTTTATAGACGCGTGGGAGTTGATTCAAAGGAAGttgaattagaaataaataaaataaaaatgcaacttGATCCCCGATTTGATTTGATGCTTCAGTCTAACGAAG ATGCCAATGCGGTGAAGCACTTGCTAGAAAAACCAATGGAAAATGCTAAGAAGGAGCCATCTTGGAAATTTTTAA tgaAATCTGAGTCTTCCAAGGGAGCACTCTTCGCTGTCCTCTTTCTTATGGGAATAAACATATTGATGGGATCTATAGTGCTGCAAGTGTACGCAGAGCCTCTCTTCAAGGAGGCTGTACCTACGATGCACCCAAATCTATGCTCTATACTTTTGGCTGTAGATTATCTAGCTGCTGCGTTGGTCTGCGCCTTTGTCATAGACAAGTTTGGGAGGAAG AGTCTGATGACAGTTACATCAATAGCATCAGGTTTCTTCAACATTCTCTTGGGCAGTCAGCTGCAATTCCACTGGGCTCCTCATTGGTTCACGGCATTTGTGATATACGCTTATAGCTTCGTGTTTAACCTTGGAGCTGCTGTAGTACCCTTCGTTTTAACCGCAGAAGTATTTTTGCCAGAg GTCCGAGGTATATGCAGCAGCCTCTCTATGGTATGTATGTGGGTAATGAACTTCGTCACTCTAATAATTTTCAACCCATTGGTGGATCAGCTAGGCCTGGGTCCaacgttttatttcttttcgaTAATTTGCTTCATCGGAGGTACATATAGCCACCTGTGGCTTCCAGAGACGAAAGGATTGTCTGCTGACCAAATACAGCCATTGTTTATGAAGAAGAAGACCAGAAATACATAA
- the LOC110999901 gene encoding facilitated trehalose transporter Tret1-like isoform X2 yields the protein MSGKVKTSALLVQTLATFSIAYLTGLTGFIYAWPSYTYETFTTNKTVLSAPLTPTQMSLLGSLTNIGGLIGTPLCALVIDRIGRRYSAMLFGLPYVEATESIAFYRRVGVDSKEVELEINKIKMQLDPRFDLMLQSNEDANAVKHLLEKPMENAKKEPSWKFLMKSESSKGALFAVLFLMGINILMGSIVLQVYAEPLFKEAVPTMHPNLCSILLAVDYLAAALVCAFVIDKFGRKSLMTVTSIASGFFNILLGSQLQFHWAPHWFTAFVIYAYSFVFNLGAAVVPFVLTAEVFLPEVRGICSSLSMVCMWVMNFVTLIIFNPLVDQLGLGPTFYFFSIICFIGGTYSHLWLPETKGLSADQIQPLFMKKKTRNT from the exons ATGAGTGGAAAAGTGAAGACATCAGCTCTGTTGGTTCAAACACTTGCGACTTTTAGca ttGCGTATCTTACCGGACTAACTGGATTCATTTACGCCTGGCCGTCATACACTTATGAAACCTTCACAACAAACAAGACAGTGCTATCTGCCCCTCTGACTCCAACACAGATGTCTCTATTGGGGAGCCTGACAAACATTGGGGGACTGATAGGAACCCCCTTATGTGCCCTGGTGATTGATAGAATCGGGAGAAGATATTCTGCTATGCTGTTTGGGCTGCCATATGTG GAAGCTACCGAATCCATAGCCTTTTATAGACGCGTGGGAGTTGATTCAAAGGAAGttgaattagaaataaataaaataaaaatgcaacttGATCCCCGATTTGATTTGATGCTTCAGTCTAACGAAG ATGCCAATGCGGTGAAGCACTTGCTAGAAAAACCAATGGAAAATGCTAAGAAGGAGCCATCTTGGAAATTTTTAA tgaAATCTGAGTCTTCCAAGGGAGCACTCTTCGCTGTCCTCTTTCTTATGGGAATAAACATATTGATGGGATCTATAGTGCTGCAAGTGTACGCAGAGCCTCTCTTCAAGGAGGCTGTACCTACGATGCACCCAAATCTATGCTCTATACTTTTGGCTGTAGATTATCTAGCTGCTGCGTTGGTCTGCGCCTTTGTCATAGACAAGTTTGGGAGGAAG AGTCTGATGACAGTTACATCAATAGCATCAGGTTTCTTCAACATTCTCTTGGGCAGTCAGCTGCAATTCCACTGGGCTCCTCATTGGTTCACGGCATTTGTGATATACGCTTATAGCTTCGTGTTTAACCTTGGAGCTGCTGTAGTACCCTTCGTTTTAACCGCAGAAGTATTTTTGCCAGAg GTCCGAGGTATATGCAGCAGCCTCTCTATGGTATGTATGTGGGTAATGAACTTCGTCACTCTAATAATTTTCAACCCATTGGTGGATCAGCTAGGCCTGGGTCCaacgttttatttcttttcgaTAATTTGCTTCATCGGAGGTACATATAGCCACCTGTGGCTTCCAGAGACGAAAGGATTGTCTGCTGACCAAATACAGCCATTGTTTATGAAGAAGAAGACCAGAAATACATAA